TTGTTTAAAAACTTGAGAAATGATTTTAAGAATTTGAATatgcattcttttttttttctggatctgGATCGCTCAAGCCTACTGGGTGCCTATTGCAACATTTTTTGTCTTGCTTGGTATTCCTGATTAGTTGGTGAATATGTAAACCGCTTGTGGATTCTCCAGGTTCTTGATAAGATGCATGCTCGAGCTAGTGGACCACGAGTGTTGTTGACCAGGCAGCCTACTGAAGGGCGAAGTCGCGACGGAGGTTTTGCAATACTCTGCGATTTTATGACTATGGCCCAGTACTCTTTCTTGTTGATTATCTCGTTACGCTTGTTTAATATATTCCTTTTTTTATAGGTCTCCGTCTTGGTGAAATGGAGCGTGATTGTTTGATTGCGTATGGTGCTAGCATGCTGATCTTTGAACGTCTACTACTATCTAGTGATCCATATCAAGTCCAGGTGATTTTCGGAGTAGTTTGTGTCTTTCTTTTTGGCAGAGGCTGGAACTGTGGCAAGAGCATAACTTCTCATGCCTTCATGTCCTTGCTATTCAAAAGATGCTCATTGTTGAGTGGGTAAACAGGTCTTAAAGGCTGGTAGTATTTTCTTTCAATGGTCGACAGCTTGAGTATTTCAAAAGAGTTAGCCCTGTTGACATTGTTTGCGACATGGTAGATATTAGGTTTAGTTGACCAGCGCCAACATGAAGGACTCGTATGTCTTTGGGCTTACATTATTTATGGATTTGAACATTGGCAGGTTTGCAGAAAATGTGGCTTGTTGGGGTACTACAACTATAAACTGAAGACCTCGTACTGTTCAATGTGCAAGAACGGGGAAAACATGGCCAAGATGAGGCTGCCATATGCCTGCAAGCTTTTGTTCCAGGTAGCGCACAACTTTCTTGGGGTTCTAGTGCAACTTTATATTAATAGTATGAGCTATTATAATTGGTTCAAAGGCCATTTACAGTTAATCTCATGTGGTTCTGTTGTTTGGTTCCAGGAATTGCAATCAATGAATGTCGTTCCACGATTAAAGCTGACCGAAGGATAACTCAAGATTGTGAACCGATGGCTGGTTTAAGGATCTGATTGTAAAGCTGGGTAGTTAAAGGCTTGATTTGATGTCCATTCTCTTGGCGGAGTGGATTGCTGCAGCGTGCAAAGTAAGATTTCGCGGCAACAAGGCAAAGCTGCATAATGCACCCTTGTGCTTTGATTATCAGGAGCATGCAAGGCTCTAGGGATTGCTCTTGTCTGGTATATTCATAATATATGTGACGTGTCAATCCATATTGTAAAGCGAAAAACGTGAGGCCGGAGAATATATCAATTAGCATCACTACATGAACACTGTACACTAGTGGACATTACTTGCCTTTGCCTTTGTATTGCAACTGTCTTGTATATATGCTTGGGCCTGGCCACGGGATGATGTTAATGTCATGGAGGCAGGTCGTCCGCCACCTTTTTCAGGCTGATGGACATGCACTAGATGTGATTGAGCTTGAGCATGCGCATTCTCAGCCGTCGATATCATGTGTAAGGGTCTCCTGCTAGTCGCCAACAGTCAGTCTAATCTTTCTTAGGGCATGCCTCGAGACAGGACTTTGTGGGGGTCAATGGCCTCTCCTTCCTGCTGAGCTCGGCAAACCTGGCTACGATGCTCGCCGCGCCTGACCTCACCAGCTTGGCCGAAACCATGGCGAGCACGTGGAGGTCTGCCTGTTGCTATTGCTATGAATCATGGTAGTCACGCCCCTGGTTCTGTGTGGTAGGAAATGCAGCACGAACTGAATTTccctgtcttttttttttggcttcttCAGAAAAGAAAATATTAGCGGCGCCAGAAATTAGCCATGCGTCTGAAGAGACACAGAAGTGGCCCAAGCATGAGCGTGAGAAGAGTCCCCTTCTTCCAAGGTTTACAAAGGTTTGGGTTCCGTATCCAtctgcacaagtaaataattaTGGAACCAACATGTTGTCTAGACCGTCTTCACGCGTAGAAAGAGACTCAGGTCAAGTGGTCAACACCAAACCAGTCACGGGCCAAGCCTATAATAAGCCGCTGCCCTTTCCCCTCCTTTTTTCGTGCGTCTCTTTCACAGCAGTCGGCTCCGGATCTGAGGAGGGTCTCTCTCACACTCAAGAGCCTGGACGGACCATGGCAGGAGGAAGATCCAGCTCGATGCCGGAAAGAGATTGATCCCAGGAGCGGCATCTCCATCGGACAGGAAACAGGTTGGTGCTCGGACTTGCACTAGTATTCTCAGCAGCATATCTTGAGCTGCCAGGCGGTCGATTTGCCAGGGTCACCGTGCCCCTCGCTGCTTTTCCATGTCAGATCTTTTGACTGTAGCCTAAGATGCTAGTGCCTGCTCTATATTCCTGGGGATTAACGattcatttttttaataaaatgatTCATGTTTGTATGCTGTACTGTAGCTAAGCTATTCACTCTTTTGTAAGCTCGCGCTCTTCTAAATTCTAACCATTAGATTTCAAAagtattttaatttattttctaaaataaaaaaacgtTTCACGTAAAAATATTTTCTCTGTACCCGGAACAAAACATCTCTACCTCgccccaaaaaaataaaaaaggcacTGGCACTCCTACCTCGccccaaaaaataaaaaagacactGACACCCCTGCAACCTAGCACAAAAAGCTTTCAACAAAATCAatgaaaatttcagatttattccAAGAAAATTTCCAATTGATATGGAAAAACATTCTACAGAATAGCAGAGAACTTTCTACTGCTCCGGATCCATGGTCAAGGGCACCCACGGGGGCAAACTGAAAGATGGTGCCGGTGCTGCTGCCTCCTCCGGCAGTGGTGTGGCGGCCGAGGCATCCACCAGCACGGCTGCTATGGCTGAAACCTCAAGAACAGCAGCGGCACGGCGACAACCTCCGAGCGGTGTGGTGAGGAGAGGGCGTCTATCTCCTTCGGCTTTGTCTGTTGCTGTGTTTCTATCGAAGAAGGGGAAACTTGTGCGAAAAAAGGCAGGCAACGCAAGCGGACTGAATAGGCTGGGGAGCGTGTTAGCGGATCCATGTGTACAATCACACAGATTTACACTAGCAGAGTTGAGAAAGATCACACATGATTTCTCTGATGAGCAACTACTTGGCGAAGGCGCTTTCGGCAAGGTGTATAAGGTAAGATTAAATCATATTTTTTCCAATCCGCTCAAATACATAGTATATGCTACTATTAGCTCAATACAAAATGGGGATACAATTGCTAGTATATCTTTTCCAATCCGCTCAATACAACAGTTTAAATTTAAACAGGGAGTCCTACAAAATGGGGATACAATTGCTGTGAAGAGGCTGAAGTTGACAATGGAAGTAATTCATCAGGATAAGCAATATGAGAATGAAGCCCGCCATCTGATGAGGCTTAAACACCCAAATATAGTGCAACTTGTAGGCTACTGTTCTGCAACAGAGAAGAAACTTGTGCGACACAACGGGATATTCGTTTACGCTGAGAAGTTTGAAAGGTTGCTTTGCTTGGAGTACCTGCCTAAAGGAAACCTTTGTGGGCATCTTTCAGGTACGACGATCCATtggtccttttctttcttaagGATTTGAACTTTGAATGCTCTATTTGCAAATGCAGATGAATCTTCCGGACTTGACTGGAGCACCCGCTACAAAATTATTGAGGGAATTTGCTATGGTTTACATTATCTTCATGAGGAGTGGCAAGATACCCCTATAATTCACATGGACCTGAAACCTGCAAACATAATGCTTGATGGCAATATGGTGCCAAAAATTGCAGATTTCGGTTTGTCCAGGCTCTTTGGTGAAGATCAAACTCGAACATGCACTAGCAATTGTAAGGGAACAAGGTAAGTAATATTTCTACAACTTCGTTTTTTTGTCATAACCAAATGCATTTTCATTACAGTTCTCGCATGGCTTCAAACTTGACAAACTTTCAATTCGGTGCAGGGGTTACATGGCTCCAGAATACATAGACAAGGGTATAATCACAAAAAAGTTAGACATATTCAGCTTGGGGGTGATAATCATAGAAATAATGACGGGGCGCAAGGACTACCCTCTTGATGAGACCGAAACATCATCCCAGCAATATATTGAGCTTGTAAGAGAATTATGTTTCAACTTTTAAGGTGGTGGCCCCTCGTTTCGATTATTTGCAGAGGAGTACTGAACATCCTAGATGTGTGATCTGATTTCGCAGGTGCTTAACAAATGGAGACATAGGCCCAGAAAAGCACCAGGGTATACATCTGGAGATATTGATTACGAACAAATAAAAAGGTGCATTCAGATTGGTCTACTCTGTGTGAAAAAAGATGAGGTGAAAAGGCCAACAATAAGCCAAATTATCAAGATGCTTGATGGAACAGAAGGTGCAGAAGTAGAATGCATCGACGAAAGAAAGGTAAAGTCACCAGAAATTAGGCTTTAATCACTTAATAGCACCTAAAGTAGTGATGGTTAATGCCTTTTTAGTACATAACTGATGACTTCTAACCTTGTTTTTATTTGTGCATTGTTGGGGCAACTTAAAATATTATGTTACTTTATTTATACAGGATTGTACTAGTTCGAACCGAAGAACCTTCTCTAGCTCATGTCCAGAAAATGGAACAACTAATGCTTATTCTTCATCTACTCCTGATGAAGCATTCTCATCTGACAAATTGGCTGCACAAGATGGTGATGATTCTGACTATGAGGTATTTAGAGTCAAGAGACGGTCTACCATAGTTCTGGAGAAAAGATGTTCAGAAGATGTAACAACAAATTTAACTGAGAATCaggtaactatatatatatattttgtgaATTTTCTTACTCTAACTGCTACTTTCTCCATTTAAGAGTGGATGGCACTACAGTATGCTTGTAGCCATTTTGTTTTAACTTTGACAAACATTGGTCATATGAAGTTGAGGCAAGAAGACATGGTTCGAAAGAGAACTGGGGGACATTGCATGAGAGGTTAAGACAAAAAATGGGCTGAAAGAATCATTGTtctcaaggcgtcgcctaggcgtcctaGGCGTCCATGCTCCGTCCACCGATTTGcgccttgctcgcctaggcgtccagccGCCCCACCTTGCTAGGCGTCCGCCTTACCGCCTTGAGAACAATGGAAAGAATATTTGGAATAAAATACATAGGACCTTATTTGCTTCATTTCCAGATAATGTCCCTTCCTATTTCCATTAAAAATGTCCCTTTATTTTTTTGCGATGATGGACTCACTCAACTTCTAATCTACTGTGGTCCAGACTCAATCCACGGACTGAGTTCGTTGTCTTAGACTACAATTAGACTTCTTATGGGGGTTTTCCTCACCAATGTTGATTTTGTTGCCAAAACACAAAGGTTAGTTTTAAATCAGGTCATCTCAGCATTTCCGAAAGGGGAGCCCCCTGACACAGCGGTAAAGCTGTTGCCTTGTGACCATGAGGTTACGGATTCAAGTCCTGGAAACAGCCTCTTGCAGTAATGCTGGGAAAGGCTGCGTACAAAAGACCCATGTGGTCGGACCCCTCCCCAGACCATGCACAAGCGGGAGCTACATGCACCAGGCTGCCCATCTCAGCATTGccgaggagaaaaaaaaaacaagaggaATTAAGagaattgggggggggggggggggggggttacagCTGAGAGATACATAAGTTTACCTTGGCCACATAGACTGACGATTCTTGTTTgtgttggatttggacttcgtcgTCCTCCTGGACATCTTGCTATGCACTAGCATTGGACTTTCGTGCCTGGATATGTGTGCTGCCCTCACAAACAAGCATGATTGCAGCATCTCCTGTGTGAGCCCAAGTCCACAATTTGCACCCCTTCTAGACAAGCAGAGGCTCGCCTTTTAGCTGCAGGACCTTTCTGAGTCAAACTTATTGTTCGTCCGACACTTAAACATCCTGTTTTTCTTGAATCTCAACCTCTTATTCTTCCTGGAATGTTATCCACTAGTACTGGACTCCTGCACCTGCGCAAAATTGTGCTGCAGCATGCCAACATGTTGCTGCTGAACTCGCTGTGATTCGTCCACAAGACAACATCAATGTTATTTGTCATGAATGGGACCTACCTGAATACATAATTTACTTATCTGAATGGAGAGTTATTattttttaacctttttttacTTATGTTGATACAATTTGTTGGTCTTACACAATGGACCTGGAACCGTTTGCTATTGATATATTAGGGCCTGCTTGTTTTAGCTTGGATTATTAAAATAAGAGAAACTATTGATTTTGGGTTTTTAAAAGCTGTATTCGTAAAAGATGTGAAACTGGTGGGATGCAGCTTGCGGATTTGTGGTGTATGGTGGTTTGGATTGTAACAATCTGCTTTTAAAACATGCCCCTGTTTGTTTTGGCTTCAGCTTTCAGAACCACAATCCACAGTCCGAACTCCGAAGCTAAAACAAGTAGGCCCTTAGTCAGTTGTGCTATTATTTTCGGAACCTCGTTCTTTTAGTTGTATATAATTTCCTTTCTTAACATAAGTATTAATCACTTTATTCCATTTCTTAAATCTGTTTCACATCTCCAAGGCTTTATTTATGTATGATAGAATTGTGGGAAAGGCTTACGTGGTCTTGACTGTAACTTTTATGGGAATTGGTCAATCAAAGCTATGGTCATGCATGCACAATGCTCCTAACTGTTAAGCTTCATTTCagaaattatttgcaaaatGATAACTAAACCTAAACTACGGAATCAAGGAGCTTCTTCCAAAGATAACCATAAACATGGAGAGACATGATAACAAGGATAACCAGTCACAAATAGCAAACCAAGTTAGTTAACATTGCATTTTCATTTAGTGATTAGACATTAGACAAATGCTCAACCCTTTTTTCCATAATTTCAATATTTACCTAAACTCATTCTACCTATTCTCTGACTAATGGCTTCCTCATTGTTGCCAACGCTAGGTTTTGAGACGGTTAAAGAAAGGGTTAAAGAAAGCCCGTTCAGATGACAGAAAAGAGAGGATGGCAACAGAAGTATCCTTTGGTACAAGAAGTGACAGTCTGCATATTAAATCACATTGCATTGACTCTGTTTCTGGAAACAGAGATAACTTTGTCAATGGAACCAAATTGAAGATGATACATCAGTTAGTTGTAAATACTGTGGAAGATGAAGTCCGTTTCAGCCAGAAATCTAATGGTTGCAGTTACCAACCCCCATCTGTAGATCTTGGGCCAAAACGCGTGAAAATTCGCCTTCGGAAGGAGCACAATTTCTGAAGTGCAAATATCTTAACAGACCAGGAGGACAGCGACATGGCTAGTCAGCACACTCAATGAAGTATGCTGCTATTGGTGCTAACTGCTAACACCATGTAAGTTAACATCAATCGTAACTTCTGGAAAATGAAAGCGCCTTTTTTGTTGGATGGTTCAGAACTGATTCTTTCTGCAGGCCTCCAACAGAGACACTGTTATGACTGGATTAATGATTCTATTACCGGGCCACCTATGTAGCATGGGACATGAAAGCTATAGGCAGACAGTTTTTCTTACCATCCTAAGTTGTACATCTTCACTTATTTCCATTTCTTGTAGGTTTTCCACTGTGAAGAGGTTAGTCTATTACTTTTAACAATTACTTTCATTCTTTTTCCACCACAGATACACATGTACGTAGAATGCTTAAATAGATCCACATACGAAATGGATATTGTACATTTTTAATGAGTTAATCTACATTCTACTggtctttccttttcttttttcttttcttttttgtaatCTGGAATTGTTgcattttcttattcttttgtCATTATTGGTACTGGTACATTTGCCCCCAGATGCGCTGATAACTTCGATATATAAATTGATTGATGCTGACAGGAATTCACCACCACTGACTGTCATGTTGCATAAGCAACAAAGTAGATGCTTTGTGATAATGCTAAAGGTCATGGAAATGCTCGAATCAATCATGTTCTATGGAAAGTGGGTATAACAGAAGGAATAAAGGAGCAATTCAGTCGCAACTCCTTGCTCTTAGATCCTGATCTGCTTAATCTGTCATATAAGATTTACTTTCTCTTGTAagtttattatatatttttattgcCAAATTATGAGGAGCTTCTTTGTAAAGAAACAACACTTGTCGCCAATGAGTTTACCATGTCTGATCATGAAGATATTACATTAACCGGTGATACACATATACAGAGCTGTATGAAGGTACCTTTTGTGCAGTTGATGCGGTTCCAACACCGAGTTCGTTGGTCGCTTATGAAAATGGGTGCTCGCACGCACTACAAAGCAGACATTGACACAACAGTTCTCTGTGGTATATGCAAACGGGACTGCTATGTAGCTCACATTATGTGTAACTGCAGAGCTGATGCAATTTGCCTTTGCCATGGTAATGCCTTTTATCGCTTTTTTTTGACGCGAGGAAACATGCCTTTTATCACTTATTGCAGATATCTACTTTTGAGATCATCTTGTTTACTTGGGGTACTTggggccttgtttagatcccaaaacgcAAAATATAAAATTTGTGTAAATTGCTTGTatagtgtactaaatgtagtcaaaaaaataaatcgcattacacaaatggactgtaaatcgcgagacgaatctaatgagcctaattacgacgtgattagacactaaattgctacagtaatgctatagtaaacatgctctaatgatggattaattagact
The nucleotide sequence above comes from Panicum virgatum strain AP13 chromosome 3K, P.virgatum_v5, whole genome shotgun sequence. Encoded proteins:
- the LOC120699757 gene encoding serine/threonine-protein kinase PBS1-like isoform X1 yields the protein MVKGTHGGKLKDGAGAAASSGSGVAAEASTSTAAMAETSRTAAARRQPPSGVVRRGRLSPSALSVAVFLSKKGKLVRKKAGNASGLNRLGSVLADPCVQSHRFTLAELRKITHDFSDEQLLGEGAFGKVYKFKFKQGVLQNGDTIAVKRLKLTMEVIHQDKQYENEARHLMRLKHPNIVQLVGYCSATEKKLVRHNGIFVYAEKFERLLCLEYLPKGNLCGHLSDESSGLDWSTRYKIIEGICYGLHYLHEEWQDTPIIHMDLKPANIMLDGNMVPKIADFGLSRLFGEDQTRTCTSNCKGTRGYMAPEYIDKGIITKKLDIFSLGVIIIEIMTGRKDYPLDETETSSQQYIELVLNKWRHRPRKAPGYTSGDIDYEQIKRCIQIGLLCVKKDEVKRPTISQIIKMLDGTEGAEVECIDERKDCTSSNRRTFSSSCPENGTTNAYSSSTPDEAFSSDKLAAQDGDDSDYEVFRVKRRSTIVLEKRCSEDVTTNLTENQVLRRLKKGLKKARSDDRKERMATEVSFGTRSDSLHIKSHCIDSVSGNRDNFVNGTKLKMIHQLVVNTVEDEVRFSQKSNGCSYQPPSVDLGPKRVKIRLRKEHNF
- the LOC120699757 gene encoding serine/threonine-protein kinase PBS1-like isoform X2; the protein is MVKGTHGGKLKDGAGAAASSGSGVAAEASTSTAAMAETSRTAAARRQPPSGVVRRGRLSPSALSVAVFLSKKGKLVRKKAGNASGLNRLGSVLADPCVQSHRFTLAELRKITHDFSDEQLLGEGAFGKVYKGVLQNGDTIAVKRLKLTMEVIHQDKQYENEARHLMRLKHPNIVQLVGYCSATEKKLVRHNGIFVYAEKFERLLCLEYLPKGNLCGHLSDESSGLDWSTRYKIIEGICYGLHYLHEEWQDTPIIHMDLKPANIMLDGNMVPKIADFGLSRLFGEDQTRTCTSNCKGTRGYMAPEYIDKGIITKKLDIFSLGVIIIEIMTGRKDYPLDETETSSQQYIELVLNKWRHRPRKAPGYTSGDIDYEQIKRCIQIGLLCVKKDEVKRPTISQIIKMLDGTEGAEVECIDERKDCTSSNRRTFSSSCPENGTTNAYSSSTPDEAFSSDKLAAQDGDDSDYEVFRVKRRSTIVLEKRCSEDVTTNLTENQVLRRLKKGLKKARSDDRKERMATEVSFGTRSDSLHIKSHCIDSVSGNRDNFVNGTKLKMIHQLVVNTVEDEVRFSQKSNGCSYQPPSVDLGPKRVKIRLRKEHNF